The following nucleotide sequence is from bacterium.
CCTGTTTCATCTTTTCGCGGTAGTGCTCTTCGTATTCTTCATAAGTATGAACTTTTACTGGATAATTCCAGGGATTAATATGTCTTTTCATCCGATTATTATTTGCCAGATTTCGA
It contains:
- a CDS encoding menaquinol oxidoreductase, translating into HLFLVCILLIYFPFSKLVHMGGIFLSPTRNLANNNRMKRHINPWNYPVKVHTYEEYEEHYREKMKQVGIPVEKD